A stretch of the Ignavibacteriales bacterium genome encodes the following:
- the fsa gene encoding fructose-6-phosphate aldolase produces MKFFIDTANIAEIREAASMGVLDGVTTNPSLVAKEGKDFRKLLEEICSIVDGPISAEVVSTDFDGMMKEGRDLSKIHKNIVVKVPLIKDGIKAVKALKGEGIRTNVTLCFSPTQALVAAKAGAYFISPFIGRLDDISHNGMDLIRQIVTIYRNYHFETQVLVASVRHPLHVVEAAMIGADICTIPFKVIEQLIKHPLTDSGLQKFLEDWNKSQKK; encoded by the coding sequence ATGAAGTTCTTCATCGACACCGCGAACATAGCAGAGATCAGGGAAGCAGCGAGCATGGGAGTGCTGGATGGTGTCACCACCAATCCGAGCCTTGTCGCAAAAGAGGGGAAGGATTTTCGAAAGCTGCTGGAGGAGATCTGCAGCATCGTCGACGGGCCGATCAGTGCAGAGGTGGTCTCGACAGATTTTGACGGAATGATGAAGGAAGGGCGTGATCTCTCCAAGATTCACAAGAATATCGTTGTGAAGGTGCCCCTGATTAAGGACGGGATCAAGGCAGTCAAGGCCTTAAAGGGCGAAGGTATCCGGACGAATGTGACTCTTTGTTTCTCTCCGACGCAGGCGCTTGTCGCAGCAAAAGCCGGGGCATATTTCATAAGCCCTTTTATAGGTCGCCTTGACGATATCAGTCACAACGGGATGGACCTCATCCGTCAGATCGTGACAATTTATCGCAACTATCACTTTGAAACGCAAGTGCTCGTCGCGAGCGTGCGCCATCCGCTTCACGTTGTCGAAGCGGCAATGATCGGAGCGGACATTTGCACGATTCCGTTCAAAGTCATCGAGCAACTCATCAAACATCCCCTCACGGACTCCGGACTCCAGAAGTTCCTGGAGGATTGGAACAAGAGCCAGAAGAAATAG
- a CDS encoding response regulator transcription factor, producing MDKTILVVDDEMAIRMILETLLGQRFDVVCLENGEQALDWLKENKLPDCMILDLSMPGIDGFEVIRRMREDRSLAQVPVIVLSSKDSTADRIRCSTLGAHEYVVKPFHPADLEARIDSLFRRRG from the coding sequence ATGGACAAAACCATCCTTGTCGTAGACGACGAAATGGCGATCCGCATGATACTCGAGACTCTTTTGGGGCAGCGATTTGACGTTGTGTGCCTCGAAAACGGCGAACAGGCGCTCGATTGGCTGAAGGAGAACAAGCTCCCGGATTGTATGATACTCGACCTTTCGATGCCCGGAATTGACGGCTTCGAGGTAATTCGCCGGATGCGCGAGGACCGGTCCCTTGCCCAGGTGCCGGTCATCGTCCTGTCATCCAAAGATAGCACAGCAGACAGGATCCGCTGCTCGACTCTCGGAGCGCACGAGTACGTGGTGAAACCGTTCCATCCGGCGGACTTAGAAGCCCGGATCGACAGTCTCTTCCGACGCCGTGGTTAG
- the mazG gene encoding nucleoside triphosphate pyrophosphohydrolase, which yields MKKKKTIESLFADYVKVVRRLRKECPWDREQTHQSIRHSLIEEAYEVVEAIDHKDLDDLKLELGDLLLHVVLHSIMAEEESAFTIENVVAESSAKLIRRHPHVFGTTKVRDSKDVLNNWEKIKLSEGRKSLMDGVPKKMPSLLRAHRLQEKASKVGFDWKRKEDVWEKVVEEIGELHGAEKKRSHDHLEEEFGDLMFALVNYARFLKVNPESALSKSTGKFTKRFQRIEEEIRKRGKKLEHSTLEEMDAIWNEGKKLEKKSQLR from the coding sequence TTGAAGAAGAAAAAGACCATCGAATCACTTTTCGCTGATTATGTCAAGGTTGTTCGCAGGCTGCGGAAGGAGTGCCCGTGGGACCGCGAACAGACGCACCAATCCATCCGCCACAGCCTCATCGAGGAAGCGTACGAAGTGGTTGAAGCGATCGACCACAAGGACCTTGACGACCTGAAGCTTGAGCTCGGGGACCTGCTCCTGCACGTGGTTCTTCATTCTATCATGGCTGAGGAAGAGTCGGCATTCACGATCGAGAACGTCGTCGCTGAATCAAGCGCCAAGCTGATCCGGCGTCATCCGCACGTGTTCGGAACTACGAAGGTCCGTGATTCGAAGGATGTGTTGAACAACTGGGAAAAGATCAAACTCTCTGAAGGACGGAAGTCGCTAATGGACGGGGTTCCGAAGAAAATGCCCTCCCTCCTCCGCGCACACCGCCTGCAGGAGAAGGCCTCGAAAGTCGGCTTCGACTGGAAACGGAAAGAAGATGTATGGGAAAAAGTTGTCGAGGAGATAGGCGAACTGCACGGCGCAGAGAAGAAACGCTCACATGATCACCTGGAAGAGGAATTCGGAGACCTCATGTTTGCCCTTGTGAACTACGCGCGCTTCCTGAAGGTCAATCCTGAAAGCGCCCTCAGCAAATCGACCGGGAAATTCACGAAGCGTTTTCAGCGGATCGAGGAAGAAATCCGAAAGCGCGGGAAGAAGCTGGAACACTCCACGCTGGAGGAAATGGACGCGATCTGGAATGAAGGGAAGAAACTGGAAAAGAAATCGCAGCTACGGTAA
- a CDS encoding N-6 DNA methylase, protein MSNQRSASKSSIEKLVRFFEQNIYQLKSPAFNETQARQQLIDPFFEALGWDVHNRKMNPLYLQDVIPEGRVKTNVGKEVKEQEVLFEKKGTLGKAHREYASILDYIAEDNYKASWKEAIKKPDYRFRIKGQTKFFVEAKKPFVDLSKSNEAIFQVKRYGFSGRVPVSILTDFEQFRTFDCTHRPQFDKPKLGAIKELDLTYGQYLDQFDQIYDTFSHEAIEGGSLDTLTRKLLQKKTGDFALDKHFLEDLSAWREELARDIAKHPKNRRRLTDYTLNESVQRILDRIVFFRVCEDREIEVENTLLAILRLWQSRPGVALYSLLNDLFKQRRSLYNGLLFASHECEELEVGDDVLLKILQGLNYPFSPYYFNEIGVEILGSIYEKFLGKTIHLTPKTVRVEEKPEVRKAGGVYYTPQYIVNYIVDNTLGKLLYDDVDGNGGKRKLKLSPKQVSKLKIIDIACGSGSFLLGAFQKLTDYHLEWYREHPKEVETVHNVPDAYGDANGNLRLSSRKKRDILLNNIYGVDIDRQAVEVTQMSLYLKVLEGENAETLNPQMMLALREAYLPSLGNNIKCGNSLIGTDISAQSDLFDTESTQKINPFDWETEFSEIMKRGGFDCVIGNPPYLAGREWTEDLWNQRDYLKQRFSCMTDQYDLYALFLQKGVDLLHDGGYLGFITPTTWLNNDHYESLRRWIVSKTEVENLADYRDVDVFPNATVLPVVFVGTRKKRPDKKKVCVIKKFSDPNAYTTASSSVSVWDEFPSLIFNLSLTDADVPVMKKVERSAKQIGELCQVRFGVKVYQRGKGRPPQTGKEAEVGLFESDKKKGKDYFPYAWGRHVTSWHIEARLPWLKYGPHLAEPRDFDLFTGPRVLVRRIVGERLIVAPTEQTLIADQLLHTVKPKTGLTDIRYLAAVLCSQTIAYYFRKRFNRTEKTFPEIRVGELEQLPMRTIDFTNPIDKRGYDNLVASVSKIVELHEQLQKSTFDSEKEPILRQIAATDKKIDKLVYELYGLTEDEIKIVEGGSE, encoded by the coding sequence ATGAGCAACCAGCGATCGGCTTCAAAGTCCTCGATTGAGAAACTCGTCCGGTTCTTCGAGCAGAACATCTATCAGCTTAAGTCCCCGGCCTTCAACGAGACGCAGGCACGCCAACAACTCATTGATCCTTTCTTCGAGGCGCTTGGCTGGGATGTCCACAATCGAAAGATGAATCCACTCTATCTGCAGGATGTGATTCCTGAGGGACGGGTGAAGACGAACGTGGGCAAAGAGGTCAAAGAGCAGGAAGTGTTATTTGAAAAGAAAGGCACACTGGGGAAGGCGCACAGAGAATACGCTTCAATTCTTGACTACATAGCGGAAGACAATTATAAGGCAAGCTGGAAAGAGGCGATCAAGAAGCCGGATTACCGTTTCCGTATCAAAGGGCAGACGAAATTCTTCGTTGAGGCAAAAAAGCCGTTCGTTGATCTCTCGAAGAGCAACGAGGCAATTTTCCAGGTCAAACGATACGGTTTCTCCGGAAGGGTCCCCGTCTCCATTTTAACGGATTTTGAGCAATTCAGGACGTTCGATTGTACGCACAGGCCGCAATTTGATAAACCGAAGCTCGGCGCTATCAAAGAGCTCGATCTCACCTACGGCCAATACCTCGATCAGTTCGACCAGATCTATGATACGTTTTCGCATGAAGCCATCGAAGGCGGATCGCTTGACACGCTGACACGCAAGCTTCTCCAGAAGAAGACAGGTGACTTCGCGCTCGATAAGCATTTCCTCGAAGACCTTTCTGCTTGGCGCGAGGAACTGGCCCGGGACATCGCAAAGCACCCGAAAAACCGGCGCCGCCTCACCGACTACACTCTGAACGAGTCGGTTCAGAGAATACTCGACCGGATTGTGTTCTTCCGTGTCTGTGAGGACCGTGAGATCGAAGTGGAGAACACACTCCTCGCCATTCTTCGCCTTTGGCAAAGCAGACCCGGCGTGGCCCTCTATTCACTCCTCAATGACCTCTTCAAACAACGGCGATCACTCTATAATGGCTTGCTGTTCGCCTCGCACGAATGTGAGGAACTTGAGGTAGGGGACGACGTGCTGCTCAAGATACTCCAGGGCCTCAACTATCCCTTTTCTCCCTACTACTTCAATGAGATCGGGGTCGAGATTCTTGGCAGTATCTATGAGAAATTCCTCGGCAAGACGATTCATCTCACGCCCAAGACCGTCCGCGTGGAGGAAAAGCCGGAGGTGCGAAAAGCCGGTGGTGTTTACTACACGCCGCAGTATATCGTGAATTACATTGTTGACAACACCCTGGGCAAGCTGCTCTATGACGATGTGGACGGAAACGGAGGGAAACGGAAGCTCAAGCTCTCTCCCAAACAGGTTTCGAAACTCAAGATCATTGACATCGCGTGCGGGAGCGGATCGTTTCTTCTTGGTGCATTCCAGAAGCTGACTGATTATCATTTGGAATGGTACCGCGAACACCCGAAGGAAGTCGAGACAGTTCACAACGTACCCGATGCTTATGGCGACGCCAACGGCAATTTGCGCCTTTCGTCGCGCAAGAAGCGGGACATACTGCTCAACAACATCTATGGCGTGGACATTGACCGGCAGGCGGTTGAAGTGACGCAGATGTCGCTCTATCTCAAAGTGCTCGAAGGAGAAAACGCTGAGACGCTCAACCCGCAAATGATGCTCGCACTCAGGGAGGCATACCTTCCATCGCTGGGAAACAACATCAAGTGTGGAAACTCTTTGATTGGGACAGACATTTCGGCTCAGTCGGATCTTTTTGATACTGAGTCCACTCAGAAGATCAATCCGTTTGATTGGGAAACCGAGTTTTCAGAAATCATGAAACGAGGAGGATTTGACTGTGTCATAGGCAATCCGCCGTACTTGGCTGGCAGGGAATGGACGGAAGACCTGTGGAATCAACGAGATTACTTGAAGCAGAGATTCAGTTGTATGACTGATCAGTACGATCTCTATGCTCTGTTCTTGCAGAAAGGCGTCGATCTATTGCACGATGGGGGCTATCTTGGATTCATCACTCCGACAACCTGGTTGAACAATGACCATTACGAGAGCTTGCGCCGGTGGATTGTTTCCAAGACAGAAGTAGAGAATCTGGCAGACTACCGTGATGTCGACGTTTTTCCCAATGCTACCGTCCTGCCAGTGGTATTCGTCGGAACAAGGAAGAAACGACCCGACAAAAAGAAGGTCTGCGTAATCAAGAAGTTCAGTGATCCCAATGCATATACAACTGCATCGTCTTCGGTGTCGGTGTGGGATGAGTTTCCGAGCTTGATCTTCAATCTTTCTCTCACCGATGCTGATGTTCCAGTAATGAAGAAGGTTGAGCGGTCTGCAAAACAAATTGGTGAGCTTTGCCAAGTTCGTTTCGGAGTGAAGGTCTATCAACGAGGCAAAGGAAGACCTCCTCAGACTGGAAAGGAGGCAGAGGTGGGGCTGTTCGAGTCGGATAAGAAGAAGGGAAAAGACTACTTCCCTTATGCTTGGGGAAGACATGTTACAAGTTGGCACATTGAAGCGAGGCTTCCTTGGTTGAAATATGGGCCGCACCTCGCTGAACCCCGGGATTTCGATTTATTCACTGGTCCGAGAGTCTTGGTGAGACGGATCGTCGGCGAGCGATTGATTGTCGCTCCGACAGAGCAAACGTTGATTGCTGACCAATTGCTACACACGGTGAAACCCAAGACAGGCTTAACCGACATTAGGTATTTGGCGGCTGTTTTGTGCAGCCAGACCATTGCATACTACTTTCGCAAACGATTTAACCGGACTGAAAAGACCTTCCCTGAGATCCGAGTTGGAGAACTGGAACAACTTCCTATGCGTACCATCGATTTCACAAATCCGATTGACAAGAGAGGGTATGACAATCTCGTCGCTTCGGTAAGCAAGATTGTCGAGTTGCACGAGCAGCTTCAAAAATCCACGTTCGACAGCGAAAAAGAGCCCATACTGCGTCAAATTGCCGCGACGGACAAGAAGATCGACAAGCTTGTGTACGAGTTGTATGGATTGACGGAAGATGAGATCAAGATTGTAGAGGGGGGGAGCGAATGA
- a CDS encoding Rne/Rng family ribonuclease produces MKKEIVINSTANEHRIAILEDGKLAELFVETPGKERMVGDIHLGKVAKVMPGIRAAFIDIGLQQDAFLHFSDIGSSISEYNALFEDDDDDDHEPSSAAPATAPGESPSTNVPPPSHDSRRSGQTNGDSQRHHRTDREVSIQKGQDILVQITKEPVGKKGVRVTSEISLPGRFLVLLPFDGKVGVSKKLADFKEKRRLRRIVRPILPPGFGAIIRTVAEGKEDNLIKQDLEELLRVWSNIEKAVKTENPPALVYKDMSTTSSVIRDLFGDRVERVGVDDKKLFKEIKAYVQWMSPDMLDRLEFYKGKEPIFDKYGVEKDIQTLMSKKVWLKSGGYIFIEKTEAMTVIDVNSGRYAAKREQELNSLRTDLEAAREMTRQLRLRDIGGIIVIDFIDLDDDKNRKKVYDEVKKELKRDRAKTTVLPMTEFGLMQITRQRIRQNVQMSLSDACPTCGGTGLVQSKTSTLNQIERWIRRFKSESREFRLQLHANPNTAGYLTQGTISRMTKIMFKFFVKVKVVEDPALAMDDFRFFSVKQNKDITEQYKM; encoded by the coding sequence ATGAAAAAGGAAATTGTTATCAATTCCACGGCGAACGAACATCGTATCGCCATTCTTGAAGATGGAAAACTCGCTGAGCTTTTTGTAGAGACACCCGGTAAGGAGCGCATGGTGGGGGATATTCATCTTGGCAAGGTTGCCAAGGTAATGCCCGGCATTCGTGCGGCCTTCATCGACATCGGCCTTCAGCAAGACGCATTCCTTCATTTCTCCGACATCGGTTCCTCGATATCCGAATACAACGCCCTGTTCGAAGACGACGATGATGATGATCACGAGCCGTCTTCCGCTGCTCCCGCGACCGCTCCAGGCGAATCTCCCTCGACAAACGTTCCCCCGCCGTCCCACGACTCACGTAGATCCGGCCAGACGAATGGCGACAGCCAACGTCATCACCGGACTGACCGGGAAGTGAGTATTCAGAAGGGGCAGGACATTCTGGTGCAAATCACGAAAGAACCTGTCGGCAAGAAGGGTGTGCGGGTGACATCCGAAATCTCCCTTCCGGGCCGGTTCCTGGTGCTGCTTCCGTTTGACGGCAAAGTCGGAGTCTCGAAGAAACTTGCCGACTTCAAAGAAAAGAGAAGGCTGCGGAGAATCGTACGCCCGATCCTTCCACCGGGCTTTGGAGCAATTATCCGGACTGTCGCCGAAGGGAAGGAAGACAACCTGATCAAACAGGACCTTGAAGAATTGCTCAGGGTCTGGTCGAACATCGAAAAGGCGGTCAAGACCGAGAACCCGCCGGCATTGGTCTACAAAGACATGAGCACGACTTCGAGCGTGATCCGCGATCTCTTCGGGGACCGGGTTGAACGCGTTGGTGTGGATGACAAGAAGCTGTTCAAGGAGATCAAGGCGTACGTCCAGTGGATGTCCCCTGACATGCTCGACCGGCTGGAATTCTACAAGGGGAAGGAACCGATCTTCGACAAGTACGGGGTGGAGAAGGATATCCAGACGCTTATGAGCAAGAAGGTGTGGCTCAAGAGCGGCGGATACATCTTCATCGAGAAGACGGAAGCGATGACTGTGATCGATGTCAACAGCGGCAGGTACGCGGCGAAGAGAGAGCAGGAACTGAATTCGCTCAGGACCGACCTCGAGGCCGCGCGCGAAATGACGCGCCAGCTTCGTCTCCGGGATATCGGCGGTATCATCGTGATCGATTTCATCGACCTCGACGATGACAAGAACAGAAAGAAAGTGTATGATGAGGTGAAGAAGGAGCTCAAGCGCGACCGCGCCAAGACAACGGTGCTGCCGATGACCGAATTCGGTCTTATGCAGATCACCCGGCAGCGGATTCGTCAGAACGTGCAGATGAGTCTCAGCGACGCGTGCCCCACCTGCGGCGGAACGGGCCTCGTGCAATCGAAGACATCGACGCTGAACCAGATCGAGCGGTGGATCCGGAGGTTCAAATCGGAATCCCGCGAGTTCCGCCTCCAGCTTCACGCCAATCCGAACACTGCGGGCTATCTCACCCAGGGGACCATCAGTCGCATGACGAAAATCATGTTCAAGTTCTTCGTCAAGGTGAAGGTCGTTGAGGACCCGGCGCTTGCGATGGATGATTTCCGGTTCTTCTCGGTGAAACAGAATAAAGATATCACGGAGCAGTATAAGATGTAG
- the gcvT gene encoding glycine cleavage system aminomethyltransferase GcvT, whose protein sequence is MKKTAFTDIHRSLGAKLVDFAGFEMPVQYSGIIDEHLAVRNNVGIFDVTHMGEFIVRGKDAAAFLQRMTINDVSKLFEGRVQYSALCYDDGGIVDDLLVYHCGDHYMLVVNASNTQKDFDWLKSHLSGDVDLQDRSASFSLLAVQGPHSLTTLQKLTGVNLSPIEYYHFVRGTLAGVDMIISRTGYTGELGFELYFDSDFAVGKKVWDAVFEAGKEFGIKPIGLGARDTLRLEMGYCLYGNDIDQTTNPLEAGLGWITKLSKGDFVGKPAIAKVKQEGLKRSLVGFNLSEKAVARHGYPLSSSGVEIGHVTSGTFSPTLERAIGLGYVAAGSGNPGNSIAVLIRGKEVGASIVTLPFIQK, encoded by the coding sequence ATGAAGAAGACTGCTTTTACAGATATCCACCGGTCGCTCGGCGCGAAATTGGTCGACTTTGCCGGGTTTGAAATGCCCGTACAGTACAGCGGCATCATCGATGAACACCTTGCGGTACGGAACAATGTCGGCATCTTTGATGTCACACATATGGGTGAATTCATTGTCCGCGGCAAGGACGCGGCTGCCTTCCTGCAGCGGATGACAATCAACGATGTCTCGAAGCTCTTTGAAGGACGCGTCCAGTATTCGGCGCTTTGTTACGACGATGGCGGAATCGTCGACGATCTGCTGGTCTATCACTGTGGTGATCACTACATGCTTGTGGTGAACGCCTCCAACACGCAGAAGGACTTTGACTGGTTGAAGTCGCATCTGAGTGGCGATGTCGATCTGCAGGACCGCAGCGCATCGTTTTCTCTGCTGGCTGTCCAGGGACCGCACTCGCTCACGACACTGCAGAAACTTACGGGCGTCAACCTCTCGCCCATTGAATACTATCATTTCGTACGCGGCACGCTGGCCGGCGTCGACATGATAATTTCTAGGACGGGCTACACGGGTGAGCTTGGCTTCGAGCTCTACTTTGACTCTGATTTTGCCGTCGGGAAAAAAGTCTGGGATGCAGTATTCGAGGCGGGGAAAGAGTTTGGTATCAAGCCGATTGGCCTCGGTGCGCGCGATACATTGCGGTTGGAAATGGGATATTGTCTATACGGCAACGACATCGATCAGACCACGAATCCCCTGGAAGCCGGACTGGGATGGATCACCAAACTGAGCAAGGGAGACTTCGTGGGAAAGCCGGCGATCGCGAAGGTGAAACAGGAAGGGTTGAAACGATCACTCGTCGGATTCAATCTCTCCGAAAAAGCGGTTGCCCGGCACGGCTATCCGCTCTCATCAAGCGGCGTCGAGATTGGACATGTCACGAGCGGCACGTTCTCTCCTACTCTCGAGCGAGCGATCGGGCTTGGGTACGTTGCCGCAGGATCCGGCAATCCGGGGAACTCCATAGCGGTGCTCATACGCGGCAAGGAAGTCGGGGCATCGATCGTGACTCTGCCGTTTATCCAAAAGTAA
- a CDS encoding LysM peptidoglycan-binding domain-containing protein → MKFMNRVVLVAALVLYVCSYAAAQEMTKEDWQKQMTELTATRNALKTKLTALQADVDKLKKEDADKAAALKKCNDDIMALVAADAAAERAFAAKLDEVDGKINELSRLSNQDLWARKAEVDDVQKMLDDAKKNKLSALPKFYDRMKEQQNRLDALRKTLEAAQMAMTYTVGTWAKDRDCLWNIAKKPKIYDNAFMWPKIWQGNKDKIKNPDVIKKGQVLSIPAKADLTKEEKSAVRSYWNKKKSAEEPAAKPAAPAKK, encoded by the coding sequence ATGAAATTTATGAATCGCGTAGTCCTCGTGGCGGCCTTAGTGCTCTATGTGTGCTCGTACGCCGCTGCACAGGAAATGACTAAAGAAGATTGGCAGAAGCAGATGACCGAGCTCACTGCCACGCGGAATGCACTCAAGACCAAGTTGACCGCGTTGCAGGCTGACGTTGACAAGCTGAAGAAGGAAGATGCCGACAAGGCTGCCGCCCTCAAGAAGTGCAATGACGACATCATGGCTCTGGTCGCTGCTGACGCAGCTGCCGAGCGTGCATTCGCTGCAAAACTCGATGAGGTCGATGGAAAGATCAATGAGCTTTCCCGTCTCTCCAACCAGGATCTGTGGGCCCGCAAGGCTGAGGTTGACGATGTTCAGAAAATGCTTGACGACGCAAAGAAGAACAAGCTGAGTGCGTTGCCGAAGTTCTACGACCGGATGAAAGAACAGCAGAATCGGCTTGATGCACTCCGCAAGACTCTGGAAGCCGCGCAGATGGCAATGACCTATACCGTTGGCACGTGGGCGAAAGACAGGGATTGCCTCTGGAACATTGCGAAGAAACCGAAGATCTATGACAATGCATTCATGTGGCCGAAGATCTGGCAGGGAAACAAGGACAAGATTAAGAACCCGGATGTGATCAAGAAGGGTCAGGTCCTGAGCATCCCGGCGAAAGCTGATTTGACGAAGGAAGAAAAGTCCGCTGTCCGGTCATACTGGAACAAGAAGAAATCAGCCGAAGAACCCGCGGCAAAACCAGCCGCTCCGGCAAAGAAGTAA
- a CDS encoding PhoH family protein: MAERKVLLAGVDTMQLLGFNDANLQLIEDRFDAAITVRGDQLTVRGSEGEIAKVAKIFKELIYILNKNGNLAPNDVDTVIDLVTVNGSIPEAHHEGASEDSDYSILYTKVGIIKPRTPGQKTYIQQIRKNDIVFGIGPAGTGKTYLAVAMAVAALKNRDVTKVVLARPAVEAGENLGFLPGDLQQKVDPYLRPLYDALDDMLSAERFQSYMEKRIIEIVPLAYMRGRTLHNAFVILDEAQNATAMQMKMFLTRLGAHSRAVITGDVTQIDLPHTAVSGLVQIQDILKSIQGVGFAYFDRNDVVRHRLVKDIIDAYDRFDKTGDGTKKNGDRTPQKAGEQRLP, translated from the coding sequence TTGGCTGAAAGGAAAGTTCTGCTTGCCGGCGTCGACACCATGCAGCTGCTCGGATTCAACGACGCCAACCTCCAGCTCATAGAGGATCGCTTCGATGCGGCGATTACAGTCAGGGGCGATCAACTGACGGTGCGGGGTTCGGAGGGGGAAATTGCCAAGGTCGCGAAGATATTCAAAGAACTGATCTACATCCTCAACAAGAACGGAAACCTCGCTCCCAATGACGTGGACACCGTCATTGACCTCGTCACTGTCAACGGTTCCATTCCTGAAGCGCACCACGAAGGTGCTTCCGAAGATTCCGACTATTCGATTCTCTACACGAAAGTCGGCATCATCAAACCGCGTACGCCCGGACAGAAAACGTACATCCAGCAGATCAGGAAAAACGATATCGTTTTCGGCATTGGTCCGGCAGGAACGGGCAAGACCTATCTTGCCGTGGCGATGGCCGTCGCCGCGCTCAAGAACAGGGACGTGACAAAAGTTGTTCTCGCCCGGCCCGCCGTGGAAGCGGGGGAGAACCTCGGCTTTCTTCCCGGCGATCTCCAGCAGAAGGTCGATCCGTACCTGCGACCGCTCTACGATGCGCTTGATGACATGCTTTCGGCGGAGAGGTTCCAGAGTTACATGGAGAAGCGCATCATCGAGATCGTGCCGCTCGCCTATATGCGCGGGCGAACCCTGCACAATGCCTTCGTCATCCTCGACGAAGCTCAGAACGCGACCGCAATGCAGATGAAAATGTTCCTGACGCGGCTGGGAGCCCACTCACGTGCCGTGATCACGGGGGATGTCACGCAGATTGATCTTCCGCACACTGCGGTCTCAGGACTCGTCCAGATACAGGATATTCTGAAGTCGATTCAAGGGGTGGGATTCGCGTATTTCGACAGGAATGATGTCGTCCGGCACCGCCTGGTGAAGGACATCATCGATGCCTATGACCGGTTCGACAAAACGGGTGATGGTACAAAGAAGAATGGCGACCGGACACCCCAGAAGGCCGGGGAGCAGCGCTTACCGTAG
- a CDS encoding DUF3800 domain-containing protein codes for MFLFLDESGDHGLVNVDPQFPVFVLCGILVSDTAYEAIDRDVRELKKKFWGEKKVILHSRDIRKCENEFQILFDGDLKKAFYTEINKLVSESAYTIIASAINKENHIKQYGKLASDVYEISLSFIIERSVFFLDDLQSGNRQLRIVIERRGKREDGRLQEHFQRLCSRGTGYVTPDRIRSYGMDIEFRSKSDDVNGLQLADLVAYPMARYVLDPKRANPAFEVLEPKIYEKSGRRYGLKVFP; via the coding sequence ATGTTTCTTTTCCTTGATGAAAGCGGTGATCACGGACTTGTCAATGTCGATCCGCAGTTTCCGGTCTTCGTTCTGTGCGGGATTCTGGTTTCCGATACGGCGTATGAAGCCATCGACAGGGACGTGCGAGAACTGAAAAAGAAGTTCTGGGGAGAAAAGAAGGTCATTCTGCATTCTCGTGATATACGGAAGTGCGAGAATGAATTCCAGATTCTTTTCGACGGAGATCTCAAGAAAGCGTTCTATACGGAAATCAACAAGCTTGTTTCCGAATCAGCATACACGATTATCGCTTCCGCCATCAACAAAGAAAATCACATCAAGCAGTATGGCAAGCTGGCAAGTGACGTATACGAAATCTCGCTTTCATTCATCATCGAACGATCGGTGTTTTTTTTGGACGATCTGCAATCCGGAAACCGTCAGCTACGCATTGTTATCGAGAGAAGAGGCAAGAGGGAGGATGGACGGCTGCAGGAACACTTCCAGCGGCTTTGTTCACGGGGAACAGGGTATGTCACTCCTGACAGGATCCGTTCATACGGCATGGACATCGAGTTTCGATCGAAATCAGATGATGTGAATGGTCTGCAATTGGCCGATCTCGTCGCTTACCCGATGGCAAGGTATGTCCTGGATCCTAAACGGGCCAATCCCGCATTCGAGGTCCTTGAACCAAAAATCTATGAAAAAAGCGGGAGGCGGTATGGGTTGAAAGTGTTCCCATAA